The Verrucomicrobium spinosum DSM 4136 = JCM 18804 genome includes a region encoding these proteins:
- a CDS encoding esterase family protein has product MNREYHKWWSWRLSREMELLVIGHAGAKVLVFPTREGRFYEYEDLRIPLMLQEKIAAGQLQFFCVDGIYGESLYCPWAHPEDRIRRHAQYEEYILHEVFPFMNARNPDPCVIAHGCSLGAYQAANIAFRHPHLFKKLAAFSGRYDLTLNVEHFSNLFSGYYSDSVHEHTPTHFLPKVECPRQLTRLREMDIVLTIGKEDPFRENNELLSSILQRKGISHQIHFWEDRAHSGYYWRRMAQIYV; this is encoded by the coding sequence ATGAATCGCGAGTATCACAAGTGGTGGAGCTGGCGGCTGAGCCGCGAGATGGAGCTCCTTGTGATTGGTCATGCCGGTGCCAAGGTGCTGGTCTTCCCCACGCGTGAGGGGCGCTTCTACGAGTACGAGGATCTGCGCATCCCCCTTATGCTACAGGAAAAGATCGCAGCCGGGCAGCTCCAGTTTTTCTGTGTGGATGGGATCTACGGGGAGAGTCTCTACTGCCCGTGGGCCCATCCGGAGGACCGGATCCGGCGGCATGCACAGTACGAGGAATACATCCTGCATGAGGTGTTTCCCTTCATGAACGCCCGCAATCCCGACCCCTGCGTCATTGCTCATGGCTGCAGTTTGGGGGCCTATCAGGCGGCCAACATCGCCTTCCGCCATCCGCACCTTTTCAAAAAGCTCGCCGCCTTCTCCGGCAGGTATGACCTCACGTTGAATGTGGAGCACTTCAGCAATCTGTTTTCCGGCTACTACAGCGACAGCGTGCATGAGCATACCCCCACGCACTTCCTCCCCAAGGTGGAGTGCCCGCGCCAGCTCACCCGGTTGCGGGAGATGGACATCGTGCTGACCATCGGGAAGGAAGACCCCTTCCGGGAGAACAACGAGCTGCTCAGCTCCATCCTCCAGCGCAAGGGCATCTCGCACCAGATCCACTTCTGGGAAGACCGCGCTCACAGCGGCTACTACTGGCGGCGCATGGCGCAGATCTATGTGTGA
- a CDS encoding glycosyltransferase family 2 protein, with the protein MPARVAVVIPCYNHGRFVGGAIDSVLAQTRKPDRILVIDDGSTDNSVEVLKSYESKGIELWTRENRGAHNTINELVDRAATDCEYVSILNSDDRYLPQRIELCLELATQNPVKCVFCTGLRVIDAEGAIMPEDAPRARWFHGAWSLGKQEGITMAEWFGQANFVATTTNVFARATYLQQYPFRPYRFNHDYFFLATAALENQIAVRPEVLLEYRVHGSNTIATKPEPLIKEMVRMQLDLYKEHTEAFMTQPEMRKRFYQFARASWDNISSFHAGLLQLALARLATLASEQELEAIAASLEGPELDEFPNKILAGSYDGKTPLVSGGVLNDRLETLRAEHDQCKKDREALDHLARARQKILSSKWLRLGLLLGQLGPLTGNEGKRPADKWQNFKDACAASKWVKIGATLRSKSARALRDNK; encoded by the coding sequence ATGCCTGCTCGTGTTGCTGTCGTCATCCCCTGTTACAATCACGGTCGCTTCGTAGGCGGGGCCATCGATTCCGTCCTGGCCCAGACGCGCAAGCCCGATCGTATCCTGGTGATCGATGACGGCTCCACGGACAACTCCGTGGAGGTGCTCAAGTCCTATGAGAGCAAGGGCATCGAGCTCTGGACCCGGGAAAACCGCGGTGCCCACAACACCATCAACGAACTGGTGGACCGCGCCGCGACGGACTGCGAGTACGTGAGCATCCTGAACTCTGACGACCGGTACCTGCCGCAGCGCATCGAGCTCTGCCTGGAACTGGCCACGCAAAACCCGGTGAAGTGCGTCTTTTGCACCGGCCTGCGGGTGATCGACGCCGAAGGTGCCATCATGCCGGAGGACGCGCCGCGCGCCCGGTGGTTCCACGGTGCCTGGAGCCTGGGCAAGCAGGAGGGCATCACCATGGCAGAGTGGTTTGGCCAGGCCAACTTCGTGGCCACCACCACCAACGTCTTTGCCCGGGCGACCTACCTGCAGCAGTACCCCTTCCGCCCCTACCGGTTCAATCACGACTACTTCTTCCTGGCCACGGCGGCGCTGGAGAACCAGATCGCCGTGCGGCCGGAGGTGCTCTTGGAATACCGCGTTCACGGCAGCAACACCATCGCCACCAAGCCGGAGCCACTCATCAAGGAGATGGTGCGCATGCAGCTCGACCTCTACAAGGAGCACACCGAGGCCTTCATGACGCAGCCAGAGATGCGCAAGCGCTTCTACCAGTTCGCCCGCGCCTCCTGGGACAACATCAGCAGCTTCCACGCAGGGCTGCTCCAACTCGCCCTCGCCCGCCTGGCCACCCTGGCCTCCGAGCAGGAACTGGAGGCCATCGCCGCCAGCCTCGAAGGGCCGGAACTCGATGAGTTCCCCAACAAGATCCTCGCAGGCTCTTACGATGGCAAAACGCCACTCGTCTCCGGTGGCGTGCTCAATGACCGGCTCGAGACCCTCCGTGCCGAACACGACCAGTGCAAAAAGGATCGGGAGGCATTGGACCACCTCGCCCGCGCCCGTCAGAAAATCCTCTCCTCCAAGTGGCTCCGCCTCGGCCTGTTGCTCGGCCAGCTTGGCCCCCTCACCGGAAACGAGGGCAAACGCCCGGCTGACAAGTGGCAGAACTTTAAAGATGCCTGCGCCGCCAGCAAGTGGGTGAAGATCGGAGCCACCCTCCGCTCCAAGAGCGCGCGGGCGCTGCGCGACAACAAGTAA
- a CDS encoding cytochrome c: protein MPIYEFYCPDNHTVYQFLARSLSYREKTPRCPEDPSFRMEKRISRFAFLRGAKEDAGDDPFAGMDDAKMESFMAEMERDMAGMDESNPDPRQLGHFMRKMTDVMGDKAPPEMREMIRRLEAGEDPEKLEAEFGGPEGEGADGADFFTQTVKRLRSGLQAPKRDRKLYDMSDWIP, encoded by the coding sequence ATGCCCATCTACGAGTTTTACTGCCCGGATAATCACACCGTGTACCAGTTTCTGGCACGCAGTCTGTCCTACCGGGAAAAAACACCCCGTTGCCCGGAAGATCCGTCCTTCCGGATGGAAAAACGCATTTCCCGGTTTGCCTTCCTGCGGGGGGCGAAGGAGGACGCGGGGGATGATCCCTTCGCGGGCATGGATGACGCCAAGATGGAGTCCTTCATGGCGGAGATGGAGCGTGACATGGCGGGGATGGACGAAAGCAATCCCGATCCGCGGCAGCTGGGCCACTTCATGCGGAAAATGACGGACGTCATGGGGGATAAAGCGCCGCCGGAGATGCGGGAGATGATCCGTCGGCTGGAAGCAGGCGAGGATCCGGAGAAACTGGAAGCAGAATTTGGCGGGCCGGAGGGGGAGGGGGCCGATGGAGCGGACTTCTTCACCCAGACCGTGAAGCGCCTGCGCAGCGGCCTGCAAGCTCCCAAGCGGGACCGGAAACTGTACGACATGAGCGACTGGATCCCCTGA
- a CDS encoding AAA family ATPase — translation MITHRFQHGLVVGKFCPLHKGHEAVIRRALEECENVVVLSYTVPEFPGCEPEKRAAWLGSLFPETTRIVLGADHPWGLVPPPNDDPDESRHRRFVGQVCREVLRTTVDAVFTSESYGDGFAAELKRYFREYDAGHREVVHVPVDPGRSVLPVSGTALRADPHGLRQWLSPVVYASFVKRICLLGGESSGKSTLATALAQKHDTLHVAEYGRELWVNQGGHLSYEDLLHIGEVQVAREEETAGRANRYLFCDTSPLTTLFYCLEDHGRAEPDLWALAKRKYDVFVLCAPDIPFDQDGTRRDQAFRQQQHDWYEEQLSAMGATWVEVQGDVQERMRQVGTCLERLPIVG, via the coding sequence ATGATCACGCACCGCTTTCAGCATGGTCTCGTAGTGGGCAAGTTCTGCCCGCTGCACAAGGGTCATGAGGCCGTGATCCGCCGTGCCCTGGAGGAATGCGAAAACGTCGTGGTGCTGAGCTATACCGTGCCGGAGTTTCCCGGTTGCGAGCCGGAGAAGCGGGCCGCGTGGCTGGGGAGTTTGTTTCCAGAAACCACCCGCATCGTGCTGGGAGCGGACCACCCCTGGGGGCTGGTGCCGCCGCCCAATGACGATCCCGATGAATCACGGCACCGCCGGTTTGTCGGCCAGGTGTGCCGTGAGGTGCTGCGCACCACCGTGGACGCCGTGTTCACCAGCGAAAGCTATGGCGACGGCTTCGCGGCGGAGCTCAAGCGTTATTTTCGCGAATACGATGCCGGGCATCGCGAGGTGGTTCACGTGCCGGTGGATCCAGGTCGCAGCGTCCTGCCCGTGAGCGGCACCGCCCTGCGGGCAGATCCCCATGGCCTGCGGCAGTGGTTGTCCCCCGTGGTTTATGCCTCCTTTGTAAAACGCATCTGCCTGCTGGGCGGAGAGTCATCGGGGAAGAGCACCCTGGCCACCGCACTGGCGCAAAAGCACGACACGCTGCATGTGGCGGAGTACGGTCGGGAGCTCTGGGTGAACCAGGGCGGGCACCTGTCGTATGAGGACCTGCTGCACATCGGCGAAGTGCAGGTGGCCCGGGAAGAAGAGACCGCCGGCCGGGCGAACCGCTATTTGTTCTGCGACACCTCGCCGCTGACCACCTTGTTCTACTGTCTGGAAGATCACGGCAGGGCCGAACCCGACCTGTGGGCCCTGGCAAAGCGGAAGTACGACGTGTTCGTGCTCTGTGCCCCGGACATCCCCTTCGACCAGGACGGCACCCGCCGGGACCAGGCGTTCCGGCAGCAACAGCACGACTGGTACGAGGAACAACTCTCCGCCATGGGGGCAACGTGGGTGGAGGTGCAGGGAGATGTGCAGGAGCGGATGCGGCAGGTGGGGACGTGCCTGGAGCGGTTGCCGATAGTGGGTTGA
- a CDS encoding aldo/keto reductase, which yields MSLPRLKLSPNGPEFSRLVYGTWRVLDDGASLQDLNRRLNRCADLGMTTLDTAEIYGLYEVEEALGKALALSPGLRDRLEIVTKAGIYVPNKYHPERRTAFYNATGARLIKSLEKSLRFLGTDRVDLFLVHRPDWLTSADDTASGLNQLVREGKIASAGVSNYSVTQYDLLNSRLEQPLVTNQVEFHLLHMDPVYDGVFDQCQKLQVRPMAWSPLAGGRLFDATNEAARRLAAEAARLADKYDGATLEQLAYAWILAHPAQALPVIGTNKVERIESAAQSSRIQLEREDWYALWEAARGHKIP from the coding sequence ATGTCCCTGCCCCGCCTCAAGCTCTCCCCGAACGGCCCTGAATTCTCCCGCCTCGTCTATGGCACCTGGAGGGTGCTGGACGATGGTGCCAGCCTGCAGGACCTGAACCGCCGGCTCAATCGCTGCGCGGACCTGGGCATGACCACACTCGATACCGCAGAAATCTACGGCCTCTACGAGGTGGAGGAGGCTCTGGGCAAGGCTCTGGCCCTCTCCCCCGGGCTCCGGGACCGTCTGGAGATCGTCACCAAGGCGGGTATCTACGTGCCCAACAAGTACCACCCCGAACGCCGCACCGCCTTCTACAACGCCACGGGTGCCCGCTTGATCAAGAGCCTGGAGAAGTCTCTCCGCTTCCTCGGCACCGATCGGGTGGACCTCTTCCTGGTGCACCGGCCCGACTGGCTGACCAGCGCGGACGACACCGCCTCCGGCCTCAACCAACTGGTCCGCGAGGGAAAAATCGCCAGCGCCGGGGTCTCGAACTACAGCGTCACCCAGTATGACCTGCTCAACAGCCGTCTGGAGCAGCCGCTGGTGACGAACCAGGTGGAATTCCACCTCCTGCACATGGATCCCGTCTATGACGGCGTGTTCGACCAGTGCCAGAAGCTTCAGGTGCGCCCCATGGCGTGGAGCCCACTCGCCGGTGGCCGCCTCTTTGACGCGACGAACGAAGCCGCCCGTCGTCTGGCTGCGGAAGCCGCCCGCCTGGCCGACAAGTATGACGGGGCCACGCTGGAGCAGCTCGCCTACGCCTGGATCCTGGCCCATCCGGCCCAGGCGCTGCCGGTGATCGGCACGAACAAGGTGGAACGGATCGAGAGCGCCGCCCAGTCCTCCCGCATCCAGTTGGAGCGTGAAGACTGGTACGCCCTCTGGGAGGCGGCCAGGGGACATAAGATCCCATGA
- a CDS encoding acetylxylan esterase has protein sequence MSPGSVKMAHGHPFDPTHGYKLDDLLKVGAPEEAGDFADFWLARRAEALACDPRARLRDTGEVNQGWRVLDLSYISTGGTRIQGWALVPESGRVVRGLVVGHGYGGRSEPDYELPVDDAVIFFPCARGLGRSWHPSISDQPHWHVLHEIENRSRYVLGGCVDDLWLAVSAMLALFPQVAGRIGYMGISFGGGVGTMAVAWEDRVQRAHYNVPTFGNQPLRMKLATIGSAASVQQHVKRRPETMDVLRYFDASVAARHVKVPVHAACAVFDPAVAPAGQFSIFNALPGVKQLFVLEAGHHPHPGQAEEDARLRRELHIFFAAL, from the coding sequence ATGTCCCCGGGCTCCGTCAAAATGGCACACGGTCATCCGTTCGACCCTACCCATGGGTACAAGCTGGATGATCTGCTGAAGGTGGGTGCCCCGGAAGAGGCTGGAGATTTCGCCGACTTCTGGCTGGCCCGTCGTGCCGAAGCGCTGGCCTGTGATCCGCGAGCCCGGTTGCGGGACACGGGTGAGGTGAATCAGGGCTGGCGGGTGCTGGATCTCTCCTACATCTCCACAGGAGGCACACGCATTCAGGGCTGGGCTCTGGTGCCGGAGTCAGGCCGGGTTGTTCGTGGTCTGGTGGTGGGCCACGGCTACGGAGGCCGGAGCGAGCCGGACTACGAGCTCCCGGTGGATGATGCGGTGATCTTTTTCCCCTGTGCGCGGGGGTTGGGACGGAGCTGGCATCCGTCCATCTCCGATCAGCCGCACTGGCATGTGCTCCATGAGATTGAGAACCGCAGCCGCTATGTGCTGGGCGGTTGTGTGGATGACCTCTGGCTGGCCGTGTCTGCCATGCTGGCCCTCTTTCCCCAGGTGGCGGGCCGCATTGGCTACATGGGCATCAGCTTTGGCGGCGGGGTGGGGACCATGGCCGTCGCTTGGGAGGATCGCGTGCAGCGCGCTCATTACAACGTGCCCACCTTTGGTAATCAGCCGCTGCGCATGAAGCTGGCCACGATTGGCAGTGCGGCCAGTGTGCAGCAGCACGTGAAGCGCCGCCCGGAGACGATGGACGTGCTGCGATACTTCGACGCTTCTGTGGCTGCCCGGCATGTGAAGGTGCCCGTGCATGCGGCGTGCGCTGTGTTCGATCCCGCGGTGGCCCCCGCGGGACAGTTTTCCATCTTCAACGCCCTGCCGGGAGTCAAGCAGCTCTTCGTGTTGGAGGCGGGGCACCACCCGCATCCGGGGCAGGCAGAGGAGGATGCCCGCTTGAGGCGGGAACTTCACATTTTTTTTGCGGCATTGTGA
- the pnuC gene encoding nicotinamide riboside transporter PnuC: MKLDLILEIAANTVNALSILLAGRNSVHTWWTGILGCALFAQVFYDARLYADVALQFFFIAASALGWWRWLRGGSKGQAQTGLPIRHTPPMMGLVLVMAALAVAGAYGLMLHHYTDAYAPYWDSTVLTFSVVAQFLLVGRRVENWWCWLVVNTISVPLFASRGLYVTAGLYFAFWINAVISLRHWHRLLRGQQATAAASTPEDGSASAIA, from the coding sequence ATGAAGCTGGATCTGATCCTGGAAATCGCCGCCAACACCGTCAACGCCCTGTCCATCCTGCTGGCAGGACGCAACAGCGTGCACACGTGGTGGACGGGCATCCTGGGCTGCGCGCTGTTTGCCCAGGTGTTCTATGACGCGAGGCTGTATGCCGATGTGGCATTGCAGTTCTTCTTCATCGCCGCCAGTGCCCTGGGCTGGTGGCGCTGGCTGCGCGGTGGCAGCAAGGGTCAGGCGCAAACCGGGCTGCCGATCCGCCACACGCCGCCCATGATGGGTCTGGTGCTGGTGATGGCGGCCCTGGCCGTGGCGGGGGCCTACGGGCTCATGCTGCACCACTACACCGATGCCTATGCCCCCTACTGGGACTCCACTGTGCTGACCTTCAGCGTGGTGGCCCAGTTCCTCCTGGTGGGCCGCCGGGTGGAGAACTGGTGGTGCTGGCTGGTGGTGAACACGATCTCCGTGCCGCTCTTTGCCAGTCGCGGCCTCTATGTCACCGCAGGGCTGTACTTCGCCTTCTGGATCAATGCCGTGATTTCCCTGCGGCACTGGCATCGCCTGCTGCGGGGGCAACAAGCCACCGCAGCGGCCTCCACTCCAGAGGACGGCTCCGCCTCTGCTATCGCATGA
- the gluQRS gene encoding tRNA glutamyl-Q(34) synthetase GluQRS, whose amino-acid sequence MITRFAPSPTGWLHLGHAYAAVFAHEEARQAGGRFLVRLDDLDLTRARPVYEEAIFEDLAWLGLTWEAPIRKQSDHFEDYRDALRRLEAMGLLYPCFCTRREIQEEIARAGIAPQGPDGPPYPGTCRRLAADQVEEQMASGRDYAMRLDLGKALDLAGRNLDWLDLNHGRMIADPTPLGDVVLSRKETPTSYHLAVVVDDSAQDITLVTRGEDLLPSTHLHRVLQALLGLPVPVWKHHRLITDESGRRLAKRDDARSLRSLREGGWTPDQVRAAIGVPPPEV is encoded by the coding sequence GTGATCACCCGCTTCGCCCCCAGTCCCACCGGATGGCTGCATCTGGGACATGCGTATGCCGCAGTGTTTGCGCATGAGGAAGCCCGGCAGGCTGGAGGGCGCTTCCTGGTCCGTCTGGACGATCTGGACCTCACACGAGCGCGCCCCGTGTATGAAGAGGCCATTTTCGAAGACCTCGCCTGGCTGGGTCTGACCTGGGAGGCACCAATTCGAAAGCAAAGCGATCACTTCGAGGACTATCGTGATGCCCTCCGCCGTCTGGAAGCAATGGGGCTGCTCTATCCCTGCTTCTGCACCCGGCGGGAGATTCAGGAGGAGATTGCTCGTGCGGGCATCGCCCCACAAGGGCCTGACGGACCTCCCTACCCCGGGACTTGCCGCCGACTGGCTGCGGATCAGGTGGAGGAACAGATGGCCTCCGGCCGCGACTACGCCATGCGGCTGGATTTGGGCAAGGCACTGGATCTCGCCGGGCGGAATCTGGACTGGCTGGACCTGAACCACGGCCGGATGATCGCCGATCCCACCCCGCTGGGAGACGTCGTGCTTTCCCGGAAGGAGACCCCCACCAGCTACCATCTGGCCGTGGTGGTGGACGACTCTGCCCAAGACATCACCCTCGTGACCCGCGGGGAGGACCTGCTGCCCTCCACCCATCTGCATCGGGTGCTCCAGGCGCTGCTCGGCCTGCCAGTCCCTGTTTGGAAACATCACCGGCTCATCACCGATGAATCCGGCAGGCGACTGGCCAAGCGGGACGACGCTCGTTCCCTGCGCTCTCTTCGTGAGGGAGGCTGGACACCCGATCAAGTCCGTGCTGCCATAGGCGTTCCTCCGCCGGAGGTCTGA
- a CDS encoding PAS domain S-box protein, with product MLEPHAPSGAPPSRLSKVVMLSAVLLSLAAYGISQTGVSVGVMRFLDNFHWTLCYLVAAWLGWQGMKTAVSPEEKSVRRWFAWGLLVNAGGQIIWDLQVVTGWNPFPAPADVLYSALGPCCAVGLWQCLRANTSKPELRVATLDAAALGVGATAFVLTLYLPSQGEMGPVPLLLLVAYPATLLGALWVGVVLALTLRLLPRASWLIFLAALATTGMVWMQWNILQLQDKLADGTWFNLCFSLSILVLGYGAMTWRVQGLFHSRMERPCEVALRMLPLVLVMLAVISVVMAETFRQFSPAVQISVDIASALAVVLIIWRQNVMVSERDRRLLVEQRMRESEGRYQSLFESSLDGIFILNGQKFVDCNERALQLLACGREKIIGRLPLDISAERQPDGRLARDVVAEHFSVEEKGARRPFEWLVKRPDGSLFDAEISVNALHVGGRTIVQAVVRDISERKRAEEALRTSEARFSSSFESAAIGMALVGTDGRFLKVNAALCAMLGYTPEELMEKTFQEITHPDNLPADMALLRKTLAGDRNSYQMEKRYIHQGGAVVSALLSVSLVRDGKGRPLHFTAQIQDVTQRKKLEDQFRQSQKMEAVGQLAGGVAHDFNNILTVIQGYASLLQSGHISPADGVREISASVERASSLTRQLLTFSRKQIMQPRELDLNVVVQNMITLLRRTLGEHVTLLVEADPHLPSVMADQGMMEQIILNLAVNARDAMCKGGTLTVHTGSAVITEEEARLHADARVGLAVLIKVTDTGYGIPVENLTRIFEPFFTTKEVNQGTGLGLATVHGIVRQHGGLVRVSSQLGVGTEFQILLPACRAAVKAPANPVEAEPKAKGGHETILLVDDEPALRLVSKMTLKHFGYHVLEAGSGRQALKVVEEHPEPIDLLLTDMVMPEGISGKDLADMLRDARPDMRVLFTSGYSVELLNRNIALPEDVWFLPKPFTTHKLAHMVRECLNAPVGGRGDVS from the coding sequence ATGTTAGAACCCCATGCCCCAAGTGGTGCTCCACCTTCGCGATTGTCGAAGGTGGTGATGCTCTCCGCAGTCTTGTTGTCGCTGGCGGCTTATGGGATCAGCCAGACGGGGGTCAGCGTGGGGGTGATGCGGTTCCTGGACAACTTTCACTGGACGCTGTGCTACCTGGTGGCCGCCTGGCTGGGCTGGCAGGGGATGAAGACGGCTGTTTCTCCGGAGGAGAAGAGTGTGCGTCGCTGGTTCGCCTGGGGCCTGCTGGTCAATGCCGGTGGGCAGATCATCTGGGACCTCCAGGTGGTGACGGGGTGGAACCCGTTTCCCGCACCTGCGGACGTACTTTATTCTGCACTGGGGCCATGCTGCGCTGTAGGACTCTGGCAGTGCCTGCGGGCCAATACTTCCAAACCCGAACTCCGGGTGGCCACCCTGGACGCGGCGGCGCTCGGGGTCGGGGCCACGGCATTCGTCCTTACGCTCTATCTGCCCAGCCAGGGGGAGATGGGGCCGGTGCCGCTGCTCCTGCTGGTGGCTTACCCGGCGACGCTGCTGGGCGCACTGTGGGTTGGCGTGGTTCTAGCCCTCACGCTGCGGCTGTTGCCCCGGGCTTCCTGGTTGATCTTCCTGGCGGCGCTTGCAACCACCGGGATGGTGTGGATGCAGTGGAACATCCTGCAACTGCAGGACAAGCTGGCAGACGGCACCTGGTTCAACCTGTGTTTTTCGCTCTCCATTCTCGTGCTCGGCTATGGTGCCATGACGTGGCGGGTTCAGGGACTGTTTCATTCCCGGATGGAGCGCCCGTGTGAGGTGGCGTTGCGCATGCTGCCGCTGGTGCTGGTGATGCTGGCCGTCATCAGTGTGGTGATGGCGGAGACCTTCCGGCAGTTCTCGCCTGCGGTGCAGATCTCAGTGGACATCGCGTCCGCGCTGGCGGTGGTATTGATCATCTGGCGTCAGAATGTGATGGTCTCAGAGCGTGACCGCCGTCTCCTGGTGGAACAGCGCATGCGCGAGAGTGAGGGGCGGTACCAGTCGCTTTTTGAGTCCTCCCTGGACGGCATCTTCATCCTTAATGGGCAGAAGTTCGTGGACTGCAATGAGCGCGCCCTCCAGCTGCTAGCCTGCGGTCGCGAAAAAATCATCGGCCGCTTGCCGCTTGATATCTCTGCGGAACGGCAGCCTGATGGCAGGCTGGCGCGGGATGTTGTGGCGGAGCATTTCAGTGTGGAGGAGAAAGGCGCCCGGCGGCCCTTCGAATGGCTTGTAAAACGTCCGGACGGCAGCCTCTTTGACGCAGAGATCAGCGTCAATGCCCTGCACGTCGGTGGCCGCACCATTGTGCAGGCTGTGGTGCGGGACATCAGTGAACGCAAGCGGGCGGAGGAGGCCCTGCGCACCAGTGAGGCGCGTTTCTCCAGCTCCTTTGAGTCCGCGGCCATTGGCATGGCCCTGGTGGGCACCGACGGCCGCTTCCTCAAGGTCAATGCCGCGCTCTGCGCCATGCTCGGCTACACGCCGGAAGAGTTGATGGAGAAGACTTTTCAGGAAATAACCCATCCTGACAACCTCCCGGCGGACATGGCCCTGCTGCGCAAGACCCTGGCGGGCGACCGCAACAGCTACCAGATGGAGAAGCGCTACATCCACCAGGGCGGGGCAGTGGTGTCAGCCCTGCTCTCCGTCTCCCTCGTGCGGGATGGCAAGGGCCGGCCGCTGCACTTTACCGCACAGATCCAGGATGTGACCCAGCGCAAGAAGCTGGAGGATCAGTTCCGCCAGTCGCAGAAAATGGAGGCGGTGGGCCAGCTCGCCGGCGGGGTGGCCCATGACTTCAACAACATCCTCACTGTCATTCAGGGTTATGCCTCGTTGTTGCAGTCGGGGCACATTTCTCCGGCGGACGGTGTGCGGGAGATCTCCGCCTCCGTGGAGCGTGCCTCCAGTCTGACACGGCAGCTCCTGACCTTCAGCCGGAAGCAGATCATGCAACCGCGTGAGCTGGACCTCAACGTCGTGGTGCAGAACATGATCACCCTGCTGAGGCGGACGCTGGGCGAGCACGTCACGCTGCTGGTGGAGGCGGACCCTCACCTGCCCAGCGTGATGGCGGATCAGGGCATGATGGAGCAGATCATACTGAACCTGGCGGTGAACGCACGCGATGCCATGTGCAAAGGAGGCACGCTCACGGTGCACACGGGCTCCGCGGTCATCACAGAAGAGGAGGCCCGGTTGCATGCCGACGCGCGGGTCGGCCTGGCAGTTCTCATCAAGGTGACTGACACCGGCTATGGCATTCCGGTGGAGAATCTGACCCGCATCTTTGAGCCTTTTTTCACTACGAAGGAAGTCAACCAGGGCACGGGCCTGGGCCTGGCCACGGTGCATGGTATTGTGCGGCAGCATGGGGGGCTGGTGCGTGTCTCCAGTCAACTGGGGGTGGGTACGGAGTTTCAGATCCTGCTGCCCGCATGTCGTGCCGCAGTGAAGGCACCTGCGAACCCTGTGGAGGCGGAGCCCAAGGCCAAGGGCGGGCATGAGACCATCCTCCTGGTGGACGATGAGCCGGCACTCCGTCTCGTCTCTAAAATGACGCTCAAGCATTTCGGCTATCATGTTCTCGAAGCTGGCTCCGGGCGCCAAGCCCTCAAAGTTGTGGAGGAACATCCCGAGCCGATCGACCTGCTTCTCACTGACATGGTGATGCCCGAGGGCATCAGCGGCAAGGACCTGGCAGACATGCTGCGCGATGCGCGACCGGACATGCGGGTGTTGTTCACCAGCGGTTACAGCGTGGAGCTCTTGAACCGCAACATTGCCCTTCCCGAGGATGTGTGGTTCCTGCCCAAACCGTTTACCACCCACAAGCTGGCCCACATGGTGCGCGAGTGTCTGAATGCGCCAGTGGGCGGGCGGGGGGATGTAAGCTGA